One Candidatus Atelocyanobacterium thalassa isolate ALOHA genomic window, ACCATAAAGGAAAGTCACCAACGTATTCTTCAATTAGAATGCCAATCAGACGTTCTAAAGAACCAAAAGGAGCTCTGTGAATCATGATGGGTCTATGTTTATCACCCTTTTCTCCTATATACTCTAAATTAAATCTTTCCGGTAAGTTGTAATCCACTTGAACGGTTCCTAGTTGCCATTCTCTATCTAAGGCATCTTGGAAAATAAAATCTAGTTTTGGACCATAAAATGCTGCCTCTCCTTCTGCCTCAAAATAGTCAATATTTAACATCTTAACTGCGCGATATATAGCATTCTGTGACTTTTCCCATACTTCGTCACTGCCAATATATTTATTAGAACTAGGATCTCGAAAACTTAATCTTGCCTTAAAATTCTTAAGTTGTAAATTCTCAAAAACTGAAAGAATTAAATTTACAACATTAAGAAATTCATCATCTAATTGATCGGGGGTAACAAATAAATGAGAATCATCAACAGTAAAACCTCTTACACGAGTTAAACCACCTAGTTCACCTGATTTTTCATAGCGATAGACAGTACCAAATTCTGCTAATCGAACAGGTAAATCGCGATAAGATTTTAAGTCACTTTTATAAATTTGAATATGGAAAGGACAATTCATAGGTTTTAAAACAAATCCTATTTCTTCACCTCTAGCGACTTCGTTGTCACTCATTAAAGGAAACATGTCTTCCTTATAGTTCTGCCAATGGCCAGAAGTTTTAAATAAGTCTACTTTACCAATGTGAGGAGTTACCACTGGAAGATATCCTCGTTTCAATTGTTCTTCTCTTAAAAAATTTTCTAAAACAGATCTTATTATAGTTCCTTTTGGAGTCCATAATGGTAATCCAGGTCCTACAGAATTCGAAAAAATAAACAAACCTAATTCTTTACCTAATTTGCGATGATCCCTTTTCAAAGCTTCTTCTTTGCGCTTTTTATACTCTACTAATTGCGCAGGGGTTTCCCAAGCAGTTCCATAAATGCGTTGTAATTGAGCTTTAGTCTCATCTCCTCTCCAGTATGCCCCAGCAACTGATTCTATTTCAAACGCTTTAGGATGCAAATTTGCAGTACTTTCTAAGTGAGGACCGCTACACAAGTCCCACCATTCCGATCCTAAATGATACAGAGTAATAGGTGGTTGAAGATTTTCAAGTATTTCTAATTTATAGGGTTCCTGAATTTGAGCAATACGCTTTTTAGCTTCTTCTAGTGTAATTTCTTCTTTTATAACTGGAAGTTTAGATTTAATGATTTTAATCATTTCTTTTTTAATATTCTTTAAATCTTGATCTAAAAAAGGTTTGGAAATATCAAAATCATAATAAAATCCTGTCTCTGTCCATGGGCCAATTGTAACTTTAGCTTGAGGAAAAAGTCTCTGTACAGCCATAGCCATAACATGGGAAGCAGTATGACGAATACATTTTAGTTTATGAGATTCACTAGTACGTAGTAGCTTTATATCTTGCTGTTCTGATACTTCAGTTAATGTAGATTTTTTAACCATTCACACCTGTTATTTAAATTTTTTATTCGGTTTATTATTTAGTAGAAGAGTAAAGAGAAGATTCTGACATAATCGGTATAGTAATTAACTATAGTTTAAGTATAAAAAATAGATTTTTTTAAATATAGAAATTTTTTATACTTTATGCCATAAAATCAGCTATTCTAGCAGGAAGAGTTTTTATAATTAGAATTATACTATCCGTGTTAGATCTTAAAAAAATACGAGAAAATCCAGAAATCATACAAACACTGCTTAATAGTCGGGAGCCTTACCCGAAACATGATCTTAAACCTATTTTAAATTATGACAGACAACAAAGAGAATTAGAAGTTCTTCGCACTGAACTACAAACAAAAAGTAATGAGATTAGTAAATTAATTGGACAAAAAATAAAGAATGGACTGGATCCAACAGTAAAAGAAATTAGTAATCTTAGAGAACAAGGAAATAGCCTAAAGAAAAAGCTTTTTGAGCTAGAGCCAGAAGAAAAAAAGATAAAAGAAAAACTCGAAAATTTACTATTACAACTTCCTAACTTACCTGTTTCTTCTGCACCTATTGGAAAAGATGAAACAGAAAATATAGAGGTAAAATCCTGGGGAGAAGAATATTTACCCAAAATAGAAGTATTACCTCATTGGGAAATCGCTGAAAAACTTGGTATTTTAGAGGTAGAAAAGGCTGTTAAAATAGCACGGAGTCGTTTTGTAGCACTATTTGGAGTAGGAGCTGCTTTAGAAAGAGCTCTAATCAGTTATATGCTTGATCAGCATATAGCTTCAGGATATATAGAAGTTATGCCTCCTATCTTAGTTAATAGTAATGCTTTAAGGGGAACAGGACAGTTGCCTAAATTTGCTGAAGAGAGTTTTTTTTGTCGTGAAGACGATTTATGGTTATCGCCTACCGCAGAAGTTCCTGTGATGAACCTCTACAGTAATGAAATTTTAGAAAAAGAAGCATTATCTATCAGACACTGTGCTTTTACTCCTTGTTTCCGTAGAGAAGCAGGAAGTTATGGAAAAGATACAAGAGGTCTTATCAGGCTTCATCAATTTAATAAAGTTGAACTAGTAAAAATTGTTCATCCTCAAGACTCAGAGATAGAACATCAACGGCTAGTAGAAAATGTTGAATCTATTTTACAAAATTTAAAACTTCCGTATCGAATCTTAGAGTTATGTACAGGAGATTTAGGCTTCGGTGCGGCAAAATGTTATGATTTGGAGGTGTGGCTTCCTTCTTCTAATTCTTATAGAGAAATTTCAAGCTGCTCTAACTGTTGGGACTTTCAAGCAAGACGAGCGAACATACGCTTTAGGGAAAAAGGACAAAAAGGTACTAAATATGTACATTCCCTAAATGGTTCAGGACTAGCTGTAGGAAGGACTATGGCAGCTATTCTGGAGAATTACCAACAAGCTGATGGAACAATTAAGGTGCCTGAAGTTTTGCAACCATATCTAAAGC contains:
- the thrS gene encoding threonine--tRNA ligase, yielding MVKKSTLTEVSEQQDIKLLRTSESHKLKCIRHTASHVMAMAVQRLFPQAKVTIGPWTETGFYYDFDISKPFLDQDLKNIKKEMIKIIKSKLPVIKEEITLEEAKKRIAQIQEPYKLEILENLQPPITLYHLGSEWWDLCSGPHLESTANLHPKAFEIESVAGAYWRGDETKAQLQRIYGTAWETPAQLVEYKKRKEEALKRDHRKLGKELGLFIFSNSVGPGLPLWTPKGTIIRSVLENFLREEQLKRGYLPVVTPHIGKVDLFKTSGHWQNYKEDMFPLMSDNEVARGEEIGFVLKPMNCPFHIQIYKSDLKSYRDLPVRLAEFGTVYRYEKSGELGGLTRVRGFTVDDSHLFVTPDQLDDEFLNVVNLILSVFENLQLKNFKARLSFRDPSSNKYIGSDEVWEKSQNAIYRAVKMLNIDYFEAEGEAAFYGPKLDFIFQDALDREWQLGTVQVDYNLPERFNLEYIGEKGDKHRPIMIHRAPFGSLERLIGILIEEYVGDFPLWLSPVQVRILPVSDLYLDYAKGVMQTMLMSKIRAEVDTSGERLGKMIRKGEKEKIPVMAIIGSKEMETNSLNIRTRKSGELGLMPINDFMKSILETISNHNDF
- the serS gene encoding serine--tRNA ligase → MLDLKKIRENPEIIQTLLNSREPYPKHDLKPILNYDRQQRELEVLRTELQTKSNEISKLIGQKIKNGLDPTVKEISNLREQGNSLKKKLFELEPEEKKIKEKLENLLLQLPNLPVSSAPIGKDETENIEVKSWGEEYLPKIEVLPHWEIAEKLGILEVEKAVKIARSRFVALFGVGAALERALISYMLDQHIASGYIEVMPPILVNSNALRGTGQLPKFAEESFFCREDDLWLSPTAEVPVMNLYSNEILEKEALSIRHCAFTPCFRREAGSYGKDTRGLIRLHQFNKVELVKIVHPQDSEIEHQRLVENVESILQNLKLPYRILELCTGDLGFGAAKCYDLEVWLPSSNSYREISSCSNCWDFQARRANIRFREKGQKGTKYVHSLNGSGLAVGRTMAAILENYQQADGTIKVPEVLQPYLKQDTL